acactggtcagtaaatgaacacactgcatcagtaaatgaacacactgcgtcagtaaatgaacacactgcgtcagtaaatgaacacactgcgtcagtaaatgaacacactgcatcagtaaatgaacacactgcatcagtaaatgaacacactgcgtcagtaaatgaacacactgcatcagtaaatgaacacactggtcagtaaatgaacacactgcatcagtaaatgaacacactggtctgtaaatgaatacactgcgtcagtaaatgaacacactggtcagtaaatgaacacactggtcagtaaatgaacacactggtcagtaaatgaatacactgcatcagtaaatgaacacactggtcagtaaatgaacacactgcatcagtaaatgaacacactgcatcagtaaatgaacacactggtcagtaaatgaacacactggtcagtaaatgaacacactgcatcagtaaatgaatacactggtcagtaaatgaacacactgcgtcagtaaatgaacacactggtctgtaaatgaatacactgcgtcagtaaatgaacacactgcgtcagtaaatgaacacactgcatcagtaaatgaacacactggtcagtaaatgaacacactgcatcagtaaatgaacacactggtcagtaaatgaacacactgcatcagtaaatgaacacactggtcagtaaatgaacacactggtcagtaaatgaacacactgcatcagtaaatgaacacactgcatcagtaaatgaacacactgcgtcagtaaatgaacacactggtcagtaaatgaatacactggtcagtaaatgaatacactgcatcagtaaatgaatacactggtctgtaaatgaacacactggtcagtaaatgaatacactggtctgtaaatgaacacactggtcagtaaatgaacacactgcgtcagtaaatgaacacactgcgtcagtaaatgaacacactgcatcagtaaatgaacacactggtcaataaatgaatacactgcatcagtaaatgaacacactggtcagtaaatgaacacactgcgtcagtaaatgaatacactgcatcagtaaatgaacacactggtcagtaaatgaacacactggtcaataaatgaatacactggtctgtaaatgaacacactggtcagtaaatgaacacactggtcagtaaatgaatacactggtctgtaaatgaacacactggtcagtaaatgaatacactggtctgtaaatgtgtgatgtttttttacagtaatacaTGTTGCTTTTGTACATGATGttaaactggtggctataatCGTCCCTTATTTATTAGTAACATTAGCCTCATAACTCCAGCGCAAaactacagaagaaaaaaaacaacctctcAGCTGGCGGCCTGCGTGTGAAGCGGAGattgtgtgcattttattttacccTGAACTTCTGCTTTAActtggcggtgtgtgtgtgtgtgtgtgtgtgtgtgtgtgtgtgtgtttacaggctGACAGTCCTGTGTCAGCAGATTCATGTGTGATATCTGCTGATTCAGTGtggcgtgtgcatgtgtgtgtgtgagtgtgtgtgtgtgtgagtgtgtgtgtgtgtatccatggCTGTAGCTGTACACAAACCTAAACACAGGGCAACTCATGGctttactcacacacatttatcaactttctctttctcatttatACGGGTCTGAGCGCCGGTGTTCACCCGCCTTATGAGTCACAGCAAAGACTCGTACAATTTAAAACAGCATTCTTCTATTCTCTGTCATCATCCTGTCTTCTTTTTCATTCCTTCTCCGTTCattgtctttttcttcttgacctcctttctttctctttatcctCTTCTTTGCAGTCCAagtatttgttttcttattctactactactaattaGTTACAttctttcttcttattattattattattaattttatttccttttcttcttcttcctcttctacaTTGTCCCCATCTTCATTTTCCTCTCCTTCTTTTTGTTCTTCACTATACATGTCTTCATATTTAaccttcttttttcatttctgttataACCTTTCATTTCTTCTCATCacgtttttttatttatgtttttcttcttcttaatgaAAGTCTTCTTCTCtgtcatttttgtctgttttcttaTTTGTCATcatttgtttcttcttctttctctttttcttcttcatccttatgtttgttttcttctgcTCCACCCGCAcattcttttactttttctttattattctttattttcttttgttgtaaTTTCCAATAATATCTTCTTTAATTGTATGTATCCTTATGCAGGTTTATGGCTAAATCCTGCTCTAACCATTAATAAAGAGTGAATAACAGggaataaatggaataaaaaatgagTGAATAATAGGGAATATAGCGTGAATAAGAATGAATAATGGGGAATAAAGAGTGAATAAAGAGTGAATACAGAGTGAATAAGAGTAAATAAAGAGTGAATAAAGAGTGAATATAAAGTGAATATAGAGTGAATAAGAGTAAATATAGAGTgaatataaagtgaataaagagtGAATAAAGCATGGATATAGAATGAATAAAGAGTGAATATGGAATAACGCAGAACAGAGTGTAATATGCAGACCATTGATCCGCTGTAgagacccctaacgggagcaacCTAAAGAATGAGTGAATATAGAATGATTAAAGAGTGAATAATGCAGAATAAAGAGTGAATATAGAGTGAATAAAGAATGCATATAGAGTGAATAAAGAGTGAATATAGAGTGCATAAAGAGTGAATAAAGAGTGCATAAAGAGTGAATATAGAGTGCATAAAGAGTGAATAAAGAGTGAATATTGAGTGAATAAAGAGTGAATAAAGAGTGAATATTGAGTGCATATAGAGTGAATAAAGAGTGAATATAGACTgaatataaagtgaataaagagtGCATACAGAGTGAATATAGAGTGCATATAGAGTGAATATAGACTgaatataaagtgaataaagagtGAATATAGAGTGAATAAAGAGTGCATATAGAGTGCACAAAGAGTGAATAAAGAGTGCATAAAGAGTGAATATAGAGTGCATAAAGAGTGAATAAAGAGTGAATATAGAGTGCATATAGAGTGAATATAGACTgaatataaagtgaataaagagtgaatatagagtgaataaagagtgaatataaagtgaataaagagtGCATATAGAGTGAATAAAGAGTGCATAAAGAGTGAATATAGAGTGCATAAAGAGTGAATAAAGAGTGAATATTGAGTGCATATAGAGTGAATAAAGAGTGACTATAGACTgaatataaagtgaataaagagtGCATACAGAGTGAATATAGAGTGCATATAGAGTGAATATAGAGTGCATATAGAGTGAATATAGACTgaatataaagtgaataaagagtGAATAAAGAGTGCATATAGAGTGAATAAAGAGTGAATAAAGAGTGCATATAGAGTGAATAAAGAGTGCATATAATGTGAATAAAGAGTGCATATAGAGTCAATAAAGGGTTACTATAGAGTGAATATAGACTgaatataaagtgaataaagagtgaatatagagtgaataaagagtgaatataaagtgaataaagagtgcatatagagtgaataaagagtgaatacagagagaataaagagtgCATACAGAGTGCATATTGAGTGAATAAagagtgaatacagagagaataaagagtgCATTCAGAGTGAATATAGAGTGAATAAAGAGTGCATACAGAGTgaatataaagtgaataaagagtgcatatagagtgaataaagagtgaatacagagagaataaagagtgCATACAGAGAGAATATAGAGTGAATAAAGAGTGCATACAGAGAGAATATAGAGTGAATATAGAGTGCATACAGAGAGAATATAGAGTGAATAAAGAGTGCATACAGAGAGAATATTGAGTGAATAAAGAATGCATACAGAGTGAATATAGAGTGAATAAAGAGTGCATACAGAGAGAATATAGAGTGCATACAGAGTGCATATAGAGTGAATAAAGAGTGCATACAGAGAGAATATAGAGTGAATATAGAGTGCATACAGAGAGAATATAGAGTGAATAAAGAGTGCATACAGAGAGAATATAGAGTGAATAAAGAGTGCATACAGAGTGAATAAAGAGTGCATACAGAGAGAATATAGAGTGAATATAGAGTGCATACAGAGAGAATATAGAGTGAATATAGAGTGCATACAGAGAGAATATAGAGTGAATATAGAGTGCATACAGAGAGAATATAGAGTGAATAAAGAGTGCATACAGAGTGCATATAGAGTGAATAAAGAGTGCATACAGAGAGAATTTAGAGTGAATAAAGAGTGCATACAGAGTGCATATAGAGTGAATAAAGAGTGCATACAGAGAGAATATAGAGTGAATATAGAGTGCATACAGAGAGAATATAGAGTGAATAAAGAGTGCATACAGAGTGCATATAGAGTGAATAAAGAGTGCATACAGAGTgaatataaagtgaataaagagtGAATAAAGAGTGCATACAGAGAGAATTTAGAGTGAATAAAGAGTGCATACAGAGTGCATATAGAGTGAATAAAGAGTGCATACAGAGTgaatataaagtgaataaagagtGAATAAAGAGTGCATACAGAGAGAATTTAGAGTGAATAAAGAGTGCATACAGAGTGCATATAGAGTGAATAAAGAGTGCATACAGAGTgaatataaagtgaataaagagtGAATAAAGAGTGCATACAGAGAGAATTTAGAGTGAATAAAGAGTGCATACAGAGAGAATATAGAGTGAATATAGAGTGAATATAGAGTGCATACAGAGTGAATAAAGAGTGAATAAGCTCCTGGGGTGAcgtttgtcttgttttttttaacagatgttCCTTCGAGGAAGTTTTTGTTGCCTTCGTTTTTGAAAACTCCAACACGGTAACCTAGCAACCGCCGCTGCGTGCGCGTCGCCGGGGGCGCGCCCCAGTCCGAGCCGCGCGCTCCCGTTACATAACGCCAGTGTTGTGCCACAGCGCCAAGGCAAACAGTGAGTTACCGGGGCTGCGGGCTGTTGTCGCGCTGCCATGGCGACGGTTGCCACGCGCACCGGCGTGTTTACGGTGTGTTTTAAATATCCCGGCCTGAACTCAGGCCTGAGAGAGGAACaaagagtgtgagtgtgtgtgtgtgtgtgatagggAAGGgatgacagtgtggtgtgttggACAGATTGTCTTTGTCTCTGGCCTGGAGGAAACGCCTCTGagtgggacacacacacactcacacacacacacactcacacacacactcacacacacacagtatgggTTCACTGAACAAGTACTGTTTCCATTTACACACTCCACATGCTCCAGTGAACACAcagtcttcacacacacacacacacacacacacacacatacacacacacacttctgctgtTACTTCTTACGCCTTTCTtcctccctttctttttcttctcctttttatCATCAGtgcttttcttattcttttaattttcctttattttcttcttcttttttcatcattacattctgtattttttcatttttctttgtttcatgctttactttactttcttttgttctgtttttctatATCTCCATCtttacttcttcttctacatATTTTTCACCTTCTCATGCTGCATTtcttcatcactgtcatctTAAAATTGTCTTCAGAAGAAAAATAAGCTGTCAAGCTGATAAACAGTCCGGATGAAGGTCCGgatgtttgtctgtttttaaaatccCACAGTAATAACAGTCATCCCATACATCAGCTCTGTCCCGAATTTGCAGAGAGGGCTTCTGAGaacaattttcttttaattatacGAGCAGTAGTTGTTACCCATAAACCCACAGGAGGGAAACAGAGACTGGAGATTGCAGTGTGTAAAATGTTAACTGCTgcattactaaataaataaatatataaataaataaataaataaatgtgcagaGAAAGATTTCCCACCCATCCTGCTTTATCTGTAATTCCATCTTATCCTTGTTTTGGTCCAAGCTGCTGTGGTATGTCAAGTTCCTGCCAagcattaataaaatgttatctTATCTCATAAACAAACTGTAAACACTGACACCTGTCGTCATGCAGCTCCTCGATTATGTGTGTGAGCGGATTTTATGGTCGTGTTTTGTTCTCTCATTCCTGCACATGATGAGGCTGACGAGGCTCCAGGCCATGACTGGCAGCCAGTCGTAATGAAGTCACCTGATGGTGCAGTCCTGTGTCCCGCATGTGGTGTGAGGGGTTAAAGGTCACTCAAAGAGTGTGTATTATGAGCACAGTGTGCTATCTGTCCTCTTCTTTACgtctaattaaataaattccaGGAAGAAAAATGACTATAGTCTGAGATAAAAGGTGCTAAACTGTACTGGGGTGGTAGCTTCAAGCTTGACCTGCATCAAATTTAGAGACATTTAGGGTTAAAGACCCTCTAGAGGGTGCAGTGTACCAAATCTCAGTTAAGTTGCACATTCTCCCTGTGAGCACAcaggtttcctcctggttctccagGTTCTTCCCACCTCCTGAGAACATGCACAGGTCATTTCGCTACTCGATATTGCCcctagtgtgtgaatgagtgtatggatggtgccctgtgatggactggcatctaaGCGGGCTCTTTTCTTAAACACAGCACTTTTATAAAGATAGACAAACAGTGAGAATGATATCACAGCACCATCTGTTGGCCGTGTAGTCCACcttcacttacacactctcacactcacactctgcGTGAGGCACGCCTGTGAGCTTAAGGGATAAAACCACCCTTTAAAATGACTTTACAAGGAAGTGTACTCCACTGTGTACATTTGTACATGCTGACTGAACAAGAGCTGGTGTTAATGTCATGCTAACGTAGTGCTAATTTAGAATCTTATTAATTGGAGGAGGTAAAAACAGTTTGGTTTAGAAGGAAGAATAATACGCCATGAATTTGTTTACAGCTTCACTCGTCCGTTTGAAAGCaattttttcagatttatacagatatatacacactatatggtcaaaagtttatggacacctgaccatcacatccctgtgtggttcttccccaagtTGGAAACACACTATAGTATAGCATGTCTTTGTAGGAGGTAGCATTAAGatctcccttcactggaactgtaGAGCCTAACCCAaccatgttccagcatgacaatgcccctgtgcacaaagcgagctccatgaagacatggtgtgtgaaggttggagtggaagaactcgagtgtcctgcacagagccctgacctcaaccccactgaacacctttgggatgaactggaacaccgactgaaccccagacctcctcaccaacatcagcgcctgacctcactaatgctcttgtagctgaatgaacacaaatccccacagccacgctccaacatctagtggaaagacttcgcagaagagtggagctcattataacagcaaaggggaataaatctggaatgagatgttcagcaagcacatatgggtctgatggtcaggggtgcacatacttttggccatatagtgtgtgtgtgtccatataTCCCCCTATATATagtttatttctacattttttttacctttcgctattacaggaaaataaacatcttttaaacatctagtgcactatatatgaCGTAGACGCCTTCTTATTTCATTCCCTATGTAGTGTGCTTATATAGTACATAGAGATTCATTCAGGATTCAGCCATAACCTCGACGTCAACATTCCGAATCCCCACCCAAGCGCTGTCACGTGTTTTCAGCCGAGGGATCTGATTGGACGGTTTTTCTCGATTTGCCCTCTCCGTGGCGTGGAATGCCTGCACGCTCCCTGATAGTCACGTGACCATACTAACGGCcgctgtcaaaaaaaaaaaaaaaaaaattccagcagTTTGTAAATTTCTTCCCAAGATGGCGGAGCTGCGAGTGCGAGAGGAGCTGGTGAGTGTtttgaggagagagagaagatacaCGTTTAGCTCGCTTTTCTCAGGTTAACCATTTTGAACTATGAAcatatgtttttgttattagGTTAATTAGTTAAACCGTGTTGATGTAACTATGAATTTGTTGTGAAATTGTATGGCTCTGAAGTTTAGTGGTTTTGTTGGTAAACACACTAATGCATGTAAATCCTATTAGAGCATCTCATCATGGTCCTGACTGTGTACTAataatgtgtgttattattattattattattattattatttgctttcaGAGGTCGGCAACCCCTAACAGGAAGCTGAACAGCTCTTTTGGAGAACCTTCATTTGGTTCCTCCAGCAAAGATGAACAACAGCTCCTGGTAATAAACTGACTTCCTGTTGTAGCTAAAAGCAGTCAGTTTGTGATTAAtccataacaacaacaacaaaaggtCAAAACTTTTATTTACATCGCATTGTAAGACAAGCCTGAAGTGCTTTGCAGAAATAATACAGGATAGCCTTATGGAAATTAGAGTGAAGTATCTAAAGAGTGGTTATAAAAGTGAGTTTCAAACTGGTAAAGCTTTAATAAGTCAGGAAATTTCACCAACCTCGGGGAAACCATTACTGCATCCGAATATACTATACGGTACGCCAAAGGAGTATTATGTCCGAATTGTCAGTATTCATAAAATATCCAGATGATCTACTGCTTCCTCAGAGATTCTGCAGTATGGAAGTAATGGAACTGCGATATCCCATAAGGCAACAGGACTGGCGTGGAAAAGCTGTCAGAATCAAAAATAGCTGAAGGCAGCGTGTTGGCTTTTTTGCTATAGGTATTAAACGTTGTTCCTTGTggataaacaagaaaaaaacagctgaaacaGCGTTTAAAATGAGATGCTCTAATCTGGAGGGCTAAATTTTTGCGGTTATTATGACGTcataggtcacatgacaatgcCAACATGGCGGATGTAGTGTATCCAGATTGTATACCTACCACACACGTATACgcgtcttcatggagctcgctttgtgcacaggggcattgtcatgctggaacaggtttgtgcttcttagttccagtgaagggaaactgtaatgctgcagcatacaaagactttctacTTTCAATTGTGTGCTTAAACTTTGTGTttaacagtttgaggaagaagcacgtatgggtgtgatggtcaggggtgcacatacttttggccatatggtgtagcGTAAACTTAGAATTTCTTCGTGAAAGGTCTGAGTGTAGTCTTAAAGGGACGCACtggttataaataaaaactgtcagcctttataaatttaaattgtcTCTGCAGTGAGAATTCCTGGTTTAAATACTGGAAGTCTTTTGGGAATGACTCGGAGACCTGTGGCATAGCTGAATATTCTGCATTAGACTGGACCGTAACATACAGTCTGGATATAAATACctggtttttaattttttaaaaaaaagtaatatattgTGTGTTTGGGCAGGCAGTGCCATTTTGTGGAAGTATTCGAGGTGGGATGCGacctgggaaaaaaatcaccatcATGGGCATCGTGGATCCAGAACCAGATGGGTGAGAAcatgagcgcacacacacacacacacacacacgtacacctGTGTGAATTGGTACAGCACGGAAAGACAAAGATATTTGTGCTTTTCTTGTTCCTTTGAATCTCTGATAAGTGTTCTGTAACGTCTCATGCTCATACTGATAAGTAAATACCGAATGAGATTGTGAGTGTGTCtgatgtgattggtcagttttGACATCAGCCTGACGTGCGGGTGTGACGACGTGGCGCTGGAGGTCAGCGCGAGGTTCGAGGATCGTCAGCTGCTCAGGAACGCACACGTGTCGGGCTCGTGGGGAGAGGAGGAGACGGCCATCCCATTCTTCCCGTTCCTCGCAGGACAGCCGTTCAGGGTATATGATCAATGTTGTCATGATGTTATTCAACTTTAAAATTCTTTTCCAACATGATACCACACTATATAGtgttttcccagaatgcacaaTTATCCTATTTTCCAAAACTATGAGTGTTAAGAGAAGGAACCGCTGTATAAGTGGCAATTACGTAGCAGTCATTCAGTGAAACAGCAGCTGAACTCCATCATCACACCAATATGAAAACTGTCCTattgggcgtggcctaatattctaaaaaaaaagtggcaggGGAAGTGGCAGCTCattggttaagatgttggactactgattggaaggtcacaagttcaaatctcagcactgccactgctgggcccttgagcaaggcccttaaccctcaactgctcagttgtataaatgagataaaatgtaagtcgctctggataagggcgtctgccaaatgccgtaaacgtaaatgtaaacacgtttgattgacagctctctGTCTGAGACACCCAGCCTGTGACCTCACTAGGTTAACTACTTTCACTTACTTGCTGTGTTAGCTTTCCTACACTAGGTCACTCAGATTAGAAGAAGCCGTTTTGATAAAGTCTGCGTGGGAGGGAAGACTGACACCAGCCTTGGGATTGATGAGGGTGGAGCTTACACATGCGTTCTCTAagattagccccgcccactttgcACTGAAATGTAGTGTTGATGTCGATATTGCGCTGCAGATCGTGTGACCTCGTAACGCCACATTAGTGTTAGTCTGTAACTTTAAtgcttttgtgttatttttccaGCTGGAGATTCACTGCGAGCACCAGAGGTTCCGGGTGTTCGTGGACGGACAGCCGCTGTTCGATTTCTATCACCGCGTGCGCTCGCTGATGTCCATCGACACCATCCAGATCAGCGGCAGCCTGAGCATCACCAAACTGAACTGAGTTGGAGACGATCAGCGGCTCCCGCCAGCCGTACTCTGTGTGTCTCTTAACACGGAGCTGAACTGGACCTCTGGTTTATAAGACTGAAGAAGAACGGGTCTGCAAACACAGAACTCGATCGTAAGAGACCAATTTCACAGTCTTAATGGCACGTGAAAGGACTGGAATTATCACTGTCCTCTCATTGCCGTGTTCGAACTTATGAAGTTGCAGCTGTTAATATGAATCGCTTGAACACACACCGGCACGGGTAACTGTAGTTAATCtagcttattattttattattattattattattattattattttttaataaaggcGTTTTATAATCCTTAGCGCTCAAGGCTGACACGGAAGAGAGCAGGATTGTAGGTGTTAGCGTGGTGGAGAAAACATCGGGACTGGGTGTTTAACGCATCGTTCTCCGGACTGCCCTTAACTCGCCGATAACAGACTGCGGTAAATCCCACCGATGTGCTAGTGGAATTTAGCGTCGTCATGGAAACAAGCGCTCTTTATAAAGTGAATATTAGTTTAAGCTCGACAGAAGGATTAAGATCAGGACtgaatcacagcaacactaacgCTGAACTACACTACAGCAGTAcaccagcagggggcgcagtttgtaatgtttagcgAAGGTCAGCTGCAAAGGAGTGAAAACTTTGAGGGATTTCTTTTCCCATTAGCTCATCCCACCCTGTTTGTTAAAAGTAAATATCCctcgtggtttttttttttttttttttttgggaaaatggGTGGGTCTGAGCTAATTTCTGGTCCAGAAATGTGTAAACAAAAACCCGAAATGAGGAAACTACAGCAGAAACCACCGCATGGTAATATGTGAGAacacgtttttcttttttttttcctaaagtgCCTTTGAAGTTTTACGACTGTTAGAGACCTAGAACCATGTTTCAatgttacaaactgcacctttaaaagaaGAATTTGTCCAGAACTAAAATCTATAccagttttattcctttacCCTGAATATAATCGATCAGCCAAGCTATGTTTaggattatatatatttttttattattatttagatttgCACTcaagctatgaggctaatgttgATTAAGGATGGCCACCGGTTTTGTCATCATGAACAAAGTTGCACATGGCTGCTTTAAAACCATCTGCTTAGAGTCTTAAAAGTCAGGTGTTCTGACAGATACGTCAGCGAATCTCAACAGTGATGTTGTGTAACTGGAATTAAATACATGTATACaatcagagcaaaaaaaaaaaagagaggaaatgttgttttaaaatgttcagaCGTGTTGGAATAACCTCGTCCAGAGCACGGTGAGTTTTCAAGCCTGAAATCAATAACGCAGGTTTCTAATAATACGAGTAGAAGCTCAGGAACACAGCAGAGGCTGATGTAAACGTGGAACTGTGTGGAACTAAACAATTGTAATTAATATATGCCTGTGTTTTGTTAGACATTCCAATTATAGACTATAGAAGTGTATATGAGgaaaatattgatataatgAAGGCATTTCATTGTAAagcgttttgttttttaaaaaagaaaatacttctGTTGTCATTTTGGTTTATTTCATAATCACTAATCAATTAAAGCCTTCTCATCAGTTCTGTGGTCTTATTGGTCAGATTCCCAATGATGAAACGCTTTAACAGTcacaagtctctctctctctctcacacacacacacacacatacatacacacacacacagataaacaaacTCAGGGCCTGGACATAAAGGTCACAGCTTTATaggtatttcttttttttttttcttttttttttttctgacattaGATCCAGCTCATGAAGGCTTCAATAACTTTTCTTTTCCCTGCTGGATATCCTTTGGAGACGCTGGAGACGCTGTCGTCtccttccacttcctgttttcacatCATCCATCTTATCTTTCTGCTCCTGACTCCTTCCTCACGTCTTTCTTAAGCAGCTAATAAACACCAagctgctgcttttttttttaaagctaaacaCATTACATCTGAAAAAAGtttcaatttaaaaagaataaagaaaaaggttttaaaaatttcaatttaaagagtagcatttttacatttatctatTTCCTCATAatgttacattattatatattaataaacattttaaataaaaataaccacagATATAAAcccaacatgaaaaaaaaaatatatatatatatatatatatatatatatatatatatatatatatatatatatatatatatattttttttatttattttca
This Pangasianodon hypophthalmus isolate fPanHyp1 chromosome 26, fPanHyp1.pri, whole genome shotgun sequence DNA region includes the following protein-coding sequences:
- the lgalsla gene encoding galectin-related protein, producing the protein MAELRVREELRSATPNRKLNSSFGEPSFGSSSKDEQQLLAVPFCGSIRGGMRPGKKITIMGIVDPEPDGFDISLTCGCDDVALEVSARFEDRQLLRNAHVSGSWGEEETAIPFFPFLAGQPFRLEIHCEHQRFRVFVDGQPLFDFYHRVRSLMSIDTIQISGSLSITKLN